ccAGCTAACTGAAATTACACATAAACAGCAACTGATAAATGTAACCAAGAATGGTGTCAATGATGTAGTATTAGGCAGATGCGACTGAATTGATGATGAAGATCCTTTAATTGCGATGGAGCACCCCTCCAACCTTCATTTCTTTACCTTTTCAATGTTAATAatcttcgcagttttgctatgctacttaagcagtagcgacAGAAAGCCGTATAATTTTTCTGGCCTTCTTTCGCTTCAGCTTAAGTAACATAGAAAAACTGCGATGATTATCAACATTAGAATTGTCTccatctgcagttcaaatgaagTTTCATTGATTTGATCGTATAATTATTTGCTTACCGCATGAAAAATCCGGGTTTTAGATAAATTACCTCTTTATtaagtattttcaattttgttcttttcctaTATTTAAACTATAGTTGTTTAACTCATTCACATTAAACTGATTTCAGTTTAAAAACTAAGCAAGAGGGAAATCCAAATGGAAATGAGATGAATTAAAGGAAAACGaatttacataaaattaatttttcgaTCTCGTCAGGGGCTTGCCCCTATCAATACCAGCATGCATTATTTGCGTGAAAGATTTTTGAATATATGACCACAGTTCGTCTTTTTCTTCaagatattagggagctttagcaacgAGGACCGCAACGTCAAAGAGAACGCCCAAACCAATGTCAGAATGAGCAAAAACAATCGCTCTGCACTTTGCAATTTGGTTCATTTCtttgccgtcctctgcaaaacaataacgtcaaaaaaaaaaacaacaacaacaacaaagaacaagcaaacaaaaaaccaaattaGGACATTAAAAGAGATCTTAGAGAGTTATCTGCGGAAAGGAGGGAAACAATGTTACAACCtcacattttttgtttccattgcGAAACTGCTCATACTAATTAAAACGCATTTTGAATCAAACAAGAAACGCAAAGTACTCGTTGTCGTCGAAGTCGCCCATTCTAAAACATCTTAAAACAAAAGTCTCATGCTCAAGGTTTGTGAAACCGTAGCACTGCAATTTATTTAGATATGAACTTTGTTgaagttcaaaaaaaaaaagcggtGAAAACGTTTACTTTGTCCAAAAGGGATGAAATGTTGTGTGAAATGCATTTCAACAGATATCTGTCTTCGTGTTTTAAAATGAGGGATGCTTTATGCTTCGCATGTCATTAAGATTAGTACCTTCTTCATTCATTTCCTCCTCATCATTTGCCTCGTCCCATTCTCCTGTCAATTCTCGCTCTGGGTTGCTGGAAAGTGATAGCTAGAAATCGGAAGAAATCATTTGAATTGCGAACGAAGACTATATTTTAGTTGGTTACATTTGCGGCATTTCAAACTATTTACTGTTTGTaattttcaatgtttccaAATCACAAAAACTCCCAGTTAAAGCTATTCTTCGGCTTGTAAGCGAAAAGGATGATTCCACAGACATAGCAAAGGTTAAGTGATTTATGGTGCGGGATTTTATCCCTTGTCTGCGATTACATAAAGCAtcgttgttgctgttttgctttttgtccTTCCCTTTTGTGCTTTTAAGAGGAAAGTAAATTTGAATCAATGGTTTTTCTTGAAGGAAATTTAGAAATGTGCTAGGACGTTTGAGGAGACTATAATTACTATAAGCCGCCATGATGGGCAACTGCATGTTCCCAGTACGTCATCATCAGCGTGGATCTAGTAGCTGCAGAGGTCTCGTATATCCAGCATATTTGCGCTCTTAGCTGTATAGTGAGCCTACCTAACGTTTGCTTCTTTTTAGCCTTTCGAGTTTAACCTAAAAATTCCCTCCACATTTTTTCCTGGTCCCTCTTACTTTAGCACTTGAAATAGAGCACGCAACTGATAGCTGCATTACACTTTACCTGTTGGATTGTGTCAGCATCCGCCTGCAGGAAAACCACCGAGGCAATGGACAGCACAAAGATGAAGATCGCAAGACGAGACATCAAGACGGATGTGATGGCTTTTAGTAATGCTAGTAAACTGTTCTATCCCTGAGAGCCCTGGAAAAAACTGACACTGAATTCACGAGAGATCCCACCTTTTATTGCATTTCTGTAGAATAAAACTATCAATATTTCCTTTAAAAGAAAGTTCTCGACAAAGGAAGAGAATGACAGCGATATTGATGCAAGAGGTCGACTATTGACCAAATATCTAATGTTGTAAAGATTTGGATAGTTGATACTTTTGTTTTAGTGCATTGCAGCGAACAGTATCGCCAAATATATACTTTACTTtctaaaataactaagataaaACACACCGTCTGATTGCTCAAAAAGCTATCGTCACGGTTATATCGCAGATGGTCTTTGTAGAGCTGCCAGCTATAGCGTGAGGGACCGAGATTCTGAATAACTTCTAAAGCACACTGTCATTACGCCAGTATAATTGATTGTATTTCAACTTCGACTCTACTTTCGACAACTCCTAACTCTTATTCTTACTCCTACTTGATCTAACTGTTCCTCACTCCGCTTACTACTTTTACATGCTTATTTGTCACAAAGTGGTGCACCCGCTTTGTCGATCAATTGGACTTTGGATTTTGGCAAAATAGTACTAGACGTGTTAAACTCAAGGAGGACCACTTAGCGTAGACATTCCCAAGAATACTGGACACGATCAACTTAAGAGGGACCTCCACCCATCTTGCACGTACCAGTAAATTCTTAGGGCTTACACAAAGTAAAATCTAATTAACTATTCATAATAACCGTGAcgttattttgcttttaatattTAATCGTAAATTTATTTCCTCCACTGGCACTTACACTTCTTACGGCACTTGCAGCACTTATATTACTTATTACACTATAAGTTACACTACTTACAATCcacttttttgaaactttaatTTGCTACTTCAATACAATTCAATGCAATACCCAATACAACTCAATAGAGTTTTCCGATTTAGtggctttaaaaaagaaattgccaaacacttcttttgttcctttgttcaCTTCAAATTGATATATGAATTCCAATAGAGTGGTTTTTATAAACAAAGTGTATTACTTAGTGTAACAGTCAGAtaacacaataaaaaacaaaagaattcgAGTGTAATTTAACACAATATCActtagatatttttttccacgtGCACGTATTCTTAACGAAATTGCCgaatttgagaaaatgccACTCTAATACATTACAACAGAGTATTTAGTTAGGATTAACTACGACTAAGAACTTATAATTAAGTACAAAAACGTGCTTGCATAACAGCAAAAAATATCGTCGAGTACCAACGTTATTTTCTAATATAATTAAGACACGGTCCATGCACGATGTAGTTTTTTTAAAGGACAACGTTTTCCAGGTATTGAAATGCTAAGTTTAATTGCTGAATAACAGCAGACCTGGTGTAAATCTATTGTGACAGTAAGATTATCTACGGAGATCACAGCATGAAAACGCTAGTTTAAGTTGGCATAATGGTTGCGAAAAGCTAGTGTAAAGATCCCATTTACACAACATTACGCCACCTTTATGTAGCGTAAAGTCAAGCTTTACGATTTTTTAACGGGAACGTGTAAAGGTAGATTAAAGAGACTTCTTTACTCGTGCTTTAACTTTACGTAAAGCTCGTATAAAGGTCAGATTTACGCTGGTATTACGTGTATGTCTAAAGTTATATTATACCCTGCTTTACTTATGCTTTAACTGGACCTAAAGCTGGTGTAAAGGTCACATTTATGCCACTACTACGCCTATGTCGAAAGTTATATTATGCCCTGCTTTAATGATGCTTTCACTTGACCTAAAGCTGGTATAAAGGTCACATTTATGCCGGTATTACGCGTATGTCGAAAGTTATGTTATAGCCTTCTTTACGTCAAACTTCCACTTGGCATAAAGAAATCTTAAACCCAAGGACCAATCTTGAAACGCATACATCAAGTCACTTTAAATGTGAAAtctcaaattttaatttcgtCTCGTAGTAATAGTAGATATCGGTTTGAGATCCTCATGGGATTTTTCTTTCCCACGAATCCCGTTGACTACAGAGCTCACTAGCAATCTGTTTATGCCAAACAGCGTAAAATCTGCTCACAATTGCGATTTTATTTCCCAACAACGGAGCCCTAGTGTTTACAATGGTAAATCGTAGAATAGTGTCGAATGTTCACCTCACAACAACTTCCAAAATCGAACAAGCTTAGATCACTGTAATGTAGCAAACATATATCGTTAAAATATAATCCTTGAAATTTTGCCAGTGGTTTTTAAGTTTATCAGAGTCTTTGAAAATatagaattttatttttgcaaaaacaagtgccagaaaaattacaaaaaaaaagctactACCACTAATGGTCAGTTTAAAAATATGATAAGAAACATTAACCATGAAAACGTGTGTACGTTCTATCCATAGCAAAGTGGTTGAAAACCTGAATACAATGAAATGACTGAGAAAATGAGAAGACTTGTTTCTACACAATTTACCACAACAGTAACTTTAACAAAGATTAAACATGGTTAGATTGCTTCCACACAGCATGACATATGTGGGGATTACTATGGAGTTGACTTGTCAAAACTTCTATAATGCAAATTCCAAGAAATCTACATGTCATGTTCTGCACATTGATAATTGTTAAACATTGGCCTACTTTTAATAACCAAAACTGTTAAGTGTTTTTGTCTTAAGCATTTGTTACTGTCTAGGGTAGAAGTCCCTACTCTCAAAATAacattataatattatttaaaattctAGTGAAACTTCCTGTAATGGCCTACGGCATCGTCGGCGTGAACGGTAGCAATTTCAACACTATTTCAGAACTTggttggttgaatgaggaaataaaaaggctGCGGTACATGCGAAACGTCCCTTAGAACACGTCTGTGCCGTCTTCAACAACCATTTACGGTATTGATGACAactttaaaatgcaaaaattctctgtatttaatttagcGGGCGCACAGCCGTCCAGTCAAAGTATACGTCGCTAACATTGGAGAAGGCAAAAGATGATTAATTCAAGAGGGGTGGAAATCGTTTGCACTGTATGTATTATTTCACGGTAAGCTTCACTTCCCTTGGCGATTTAATCCAATCGAAACTTCCACTATTTTCTCTCAGGAAATTCGTGGTTTGGTCCATTGGCATTTTGACACTAGTCGCTCTTCCTTCCAAAAATTGGTTTCATTAAGTGTGGTTGTCAGGAAGATGATGACAAAGAGAGATGCAACTCTTTCGTTTTGCCCGAGTTTGTCGCTttactgtatttttttgttgttgttgtgaaaTCTCGCTAGTATGCCTTTACAACGCAGTATTGACAGCCACAAGTTCCCACTAAAAGTTATGCATACCTGAAACCGATGGCTTCCATGGTTTCACGGCTTTAATGACCATGTTTGCTCGTCTCTAATCATCATTGCTAGCGCGCCCCAATTATTCATAACACGAACCAAGAGGTGCACCAATCACCTTTTAACAATacaaatttttcacttatttGAGTAATGTTGATTGCCAGTCTAATAGCCAAAAGGTCCATCGCATAATGATATGCAGGATGTCTATTCATTGCGAAAGTTATAACAATCCCCTAAAAGTTACATTAAGCTAAGTTAAAAGCTAATCATAACTTCAGGTATAAAAACTGACACCATTTGAATATGTTCCTGTGTATCTTCTGTTAATTAATTCATATTTGCTAAGTAAAACCCCATTTTCCTTTAAGATCAGTCTCGAAGTGAATAGAtaagaaagtgaaattgtaGGTAGTCTAAGATTTCATCTTCAATTTCTTGGACACTATATATGttctttattaatttcaatttatcaTAACTAGCAGTTTCGATTATATAGTTTTTGATAACCTATCCTACGTTGTACTAATTTTATTCGCTCATTTAGCTAGcttgtaaaatttaaataaccAGATGGCATACATTTATTCCAAATGGTACTTATTTTTGTAGTGACGAGGATGCTGCGAGTCAAGTCACTGAAGATGGTCCAAGTTCTTAATTTCCTCGTTTGGGTGTTAATTGTACCGATATGCATGAGTTACTAACCTCCGCTTTGGGAGTggcaaaagaagaagaagaagaaggagcaggaagaagaacaagaagcaAGAAGAAGCAAGAAGAAgcaagaagaagcagaagaagcaGGTAGCGGAAGCAGAACCGCATGCAGAActtgaagaagacgaagaagaagaagaagaagaagaagaagaagaagaagaagaagaagaagaagaagaaaaagaagaagaagaagaacaacaacaacaacaacaacagcaagagGCAGcaggaagaaggagaagaagaaggaggaagATGAAGATAACGAAGAAATATATCTTGGTTGAACATGATCCAACTTACAAGTTcaagtttctttacaaaaactCCACAGCGAATTTTTAGTATCAAAGCAAGAGTTAAAAAGGGTGCAATTGGTAATGCTAATATGGCTGATTGAAGTCcacaattcggtctgtaatcatacgattgattaaaattattttccaaaatgtaAGAACGTTCATGTATCTCACGTGggaattctttttatttccacTGCTTTGTGAATTCACTGACGTAATTCTGCAGAGGATTACCTTCTCGAAGCGAGGCTTACGCAAACACGCGCAAGGGGTATTCtgtaaaatatataattaaaatataaaagatCAAGTTTTCTTGCTTAAAGACCCCAAGCCCTACTATGGTTATTGTAAACCTTGCTGCTAGAAACTCGACACTGATCGATAACTCAAGAATTGCGCGCGCAATAGTTACACGATCGCAACAAAGATTACTtcagacaagaaaaaaacaaaacaacaaaacaaaacaaaacacaacaaaaaaacaaacaaacaaacaaaaaaacaaaacgaaaaacaaaaaacgaaaaacaagcGAAGAAGCGACCCGTCGGCGGAAACGCTCACATTCAAAGTCTATCTCTGGCCTTTGACATCCACAGGAACGAATGAAACTGGCCAATATCACATAGAGGCAAAAATGGAGCCATAAAATTGGAGATCTATTCAGCGTCTTCAAtagttttcttcatttaattatgcactgaaattgtttaaaaataatgagTAACAACTGCAACAACAGCTTTTGAagagttttcaaatgactgtcgaaagtaattacgcgataATGATTGCTACCCTtagtgattggtttaaaagtcTTACGcaagtttttcagccaattataagcaaaaccaaaaccaatcgaacCTTGTACGCGAGATTTTTCctgcgctttgagcaagtttcaAGTAATTGTAAggtattctgattggttcatcgcgttGATTGCTCCTTTTGTGATTCGTCagagttttggtttttctacGGTCAtctgaaaaccgctctaatggaaagattttcaaatgactgtcgcaAGCAATCACGTGTAGATATTGGGTAAAAAACATCATGTTGGAACTGGTTTTTCGACTTAGATATTTGAAAACCTCTctaattagaaaaaaaaaaaacaataacagcaacaacaaaattgaGACAACTGTTGGCTCCTAAGGTGACTGTTCTTTCTAGTAATATGCAATCCATATTGGTAATTGATCAACCACATTATACCAAATGTTCTTGCCATGCGTTCAGTTCGAGGATGCTTTTcgcatttgttttgaaaagcatCCAGAGAAAGAAAGTGTGATTAACAATGACAcgtaatatatttttttcatttattcaagGGCCTTATTTGTGACATATTTGTAAAGGACACCATGATTACACAAGtgaaattacaattatttagaGCCAGAACCATTCCACCATTTGCACTAGatatttcaaagtaaaatttcaTGTTCGTCACGTTAtaaaacgataaaaaaaaaaaaactccttgAAACCGGGCTGAATGTGATCTACTCTTAAGAGCACAATATTTTCACTCAGTGTTAAGTCAGCAACGTAGAAGATTACAGCCATAGTGGTAGATTTAGAGTAAACTACTTTTTGGAAGGAATTTTCACTTGTACCATCTGAGCTAAAGGCACAATACTGATGGCTATTAAGGTCAGTGAATACATTTTGTTGATCgctttatcaaatgagttgcaAAGGTATCGAACGGATGCTTATCTTCAGTTTATTTGGTTAGTGGTGACCAGGGAAATTAAGTTACATCGCAGCCCTTTCTGGGAATAATCCGTCGTCCGAGTCCATGTCTGCTGGGATCTCTTATCCGCGGCGGAAACACACTCTTCTGCATCTCAGCCTGCAAATACGTCTGCAACGTCTGCAAGGCCTAAAGCAAGTTAGACGGCAGGAGAATCggcatcttcttcttcttcttgcgtctgaaaaaaaagtgatagTAATGATGAcgaaaaattttcaaagctcAGTGCGTTGGATCGCATTGCAGCATCTGCTTCCTAGAAAACACAGCACTATACagctttctgttttcatttttttatgacTAGTATCAATCAGAATGATTAGAAGCACAAAGAAATGGACTTAAATTTACTAAAATTAGCGAAACGAGGAATATTTCGGACGATAAAACACGCAAAATGAACATGCGGTATGACGGTGCCGATGCTTTTTCTAACAATGGCTACCGATTTTTCACCCCAAATCGAGCCGAAATGCTAAGCAGCTCTCCAGCCAGTCCGCAGTTCTAGTTTAATCgacgaaagaaagaaacctACAGCGTAAATTCTTAAGAACAgccgaaacaaaaacaaaaacaaaaaaaagcaacaatcAAGATATAATGCTCGTCCGTTAAAATAACAGCTAAGGGGCTGCAATTACCGTTTGCTTGTTCGAGCTCAGAGGTCATCGGCTCATCTTCCTTGTCGATCCAGTTGTAATAATATTCTAGAcaatcaagaaagaaaacagtcaACTTCCGTCTTCTTCAGTTAGAAATAATGACAAATTGATAAACTTTATTCCACATAGCCAATTATGTATGAACAAATCCTGACGCAAGCAGAACTGATATCACCAAGGCATATGCACACGATATGGAGTATCTTTTAGTCTCCATAGTCGACCTCAACTTCCGTGCTCCCAGTAAAttactttgaattttaataaactgaaattcttaattttcctcttttctcagttttcacCTTTATGTGAGTCAGCCACCTCGTCCTCCTCGTTGTAATCTCCTTCAGTCAATTCTGCATCTTCATCTTAGGAACGAAATGCgggacaaaaatgaaatttgccaacattaaatttaataaaagcaataataaataccTGCTAATTGAAATTACACATAAACAACAACCGATAAATGTAACCAACAATGGTGTCGATGATGCAGATGCAGATGCGACTGAATTGATGATGAAGATCCTTTAATAATTGCGATGGAGCACCCCTCCAACCTTCATTTCGTTAGCTTCTTAATGTTAATAATCTTCACAGTtatgctacttaagcagtagcgagaGAAAGCCGTATAATTTTTCTGGCCTTCTtttgctactgcttaagtagcatagAAAAACTGCGATGATTATTAACATTAGAATTGTCTCCACCTGccgttcaaatgaaatttcattgatTTGATGGTATAATTCTTTGCTTGCCGCATGAAAAATCCGGGTTTTGGATGAATTACTTCCTAATtaagtattttcaattttcttcttttcctatGTTTAAAATATAGTTGTTTAACTTACTTACATTTTAAACTGATTTCAGTTTGAAAACTAAACGAGAGGGAAATCCAAATGGAAATGAGATGAATTAAAGGAAAACGAATttgtataaaattaatttttcgaTTTCTTCAAGGGCTTGCCACTATCAATGCCAGCACGCATTGCTTTGCGTGAAAGATATTTGAATACGTGACCAcagtttgtctttttcttcaagatattagggagctttagcaacgAGGACCGGAACTACAAAGAGAACGctcaaaacaatgtcataatgagcaaaaacaatCGCTCTGCACTTGCACTTTGCAATTTGGTTCATTTGAATTCGttgccgtcctctgcaaaacaataacgtcaaaaaaaacaacaacaacaaagaacaagcaaacaaaaaacaaaatcaggACATTAAAAGAGATCTTAGAGAGTTATCTGCGGAAAGGAGGGAGACAATGTTACAACCtcacatttctttgtttccattGCCAAACTGCTCATACTATTAATACGCATTTTGTATCAAACAAGAAACGAGTTATTAGAGAAACGCAAACTACTCGTTGTCGTCGAAGTCACCCATTCTGAAACCTTTTAAAACCAAAGTCCCATGCTCAAGGTTTCTGAAACCGTAGCACTGCAATTTATTTAGATATGAACTTTGTTGAagttcaaaaaagaaaaagtgaaacgTTTACTTTGTCCAAAGTGATGAAATGTTGTGTGAAATGCATTTCAACAGATATCTGTCTTCGTCTTTTAAAATGAGGGATGCTTTATGCTTCGCATGTCATTAAGATTAGTACCTTCGTCATTCATTTCGTCCTCATCATTTGCCTCGTCCCACTCTCCTGTCAATTCTCGCTCTGCGTTGCTGGAAAGTGAAAGCTAGAAATCGGaagaaattatttgaattGCGAACGAAGATTATATTTTAGTTTGTTACATTTGCGGTATTTCAAACCATTTACTGTTTGTCACTTTCAGTATTTCCAAACCACGAAAACTTCCAGTCAAAGCTATTCTTCGGCTTGTAAGCGAAAAGCATTATTCCACAGATATAGCAAAGGTTAAGTGATTTATGGTGCGGGATTTTATCCCTTGTCTGCGATTTCATAAAGCATTGTTGTTgcagttttgctttttgtccTTCCCTTTTGTGCTTTTAAAGAGGAAAGTCAATTTGAATCAATGGTTTTTCTTGAAGGGAACTTAGAAATGTGTTAGGACGTTTGAGGAGACTATAATTACTATAAGCGGCCATGATGGGCAATTGCATGATCCCAGTACGTCCTCATCAGCGTGGATCGAGTAGCTCCAGAGGTCTCATACATCCAGCACATTTGCTCTTAGCTGTATTAGTGAGCCTTTCGAGGTTGAACCTAAAAATTCCCTCCATATTTTTTCTTGGTCCCTCTTACTTTAGCACTTAACATAACCCGCACAACTGATAGTTGCAGTACACTTTACCTGTTGGGTTGTTGCAGCATCCCCCTCCAGGAAAACCACCGAGGCAATGGACAGCACAAAGATGAAGATCGCAAGACGAGACATCAAGACGGATGTGATGGCTTTTAGTAATGCTAGTAAACTGTTCTATCCCTGAGAGCCCTGGGAAAAATGACACTGAATTCACGAAAGATCCCACCTTTTATTGCATTCCTGTAGACTAAAACTATCAAtatttcctttaaaaaaaggTTCTGGTCAAGGAAGAGAATGACAACGATATTGATGCAAGAGGTCGACTATTGACCAAATATCTAATGCTGTAAAGGATAGTTCATACCTTTGCTTTGCATTGCAGCAAACAATATCGCCAAATATGTATTTTACTTTCTAAAATAATTAAGATAAAACGCACCATCTGATTGCTCAAAAAGCCATTGTCATGGTTATATAATGCAGATGGTATTTGTAGAGCTGCCAGTTATAGCGTGAGGTACCGAGATTCTGAATAACTTCTAAGGCACACTGGCACTGCGCCAGTATAATTGATTTCAACTTCGACTCTACTTTCAGCAACTCTTAACTCTTATTCTTACTCCTACTTAATCTAACTGTTCCTCGTTTCCCTTACTTCTTGTACATGCTTATTTATCACAAAGTGGTACACCCGCTTTGTCGATCAATTGGACTTTAGATTTTGACAAAATAGCACTAGACGTGTtacactcaaggaggaccacTTATTATAGAAAGACTCAAAAATACTAGACCGATCAACTTAAGAGGGACCTCCACGCATCTTGCACGTACCAGTAAATTCTTAGGGCTTACACAAAGTAAAATCTAATTAAATATACAACATTACcgtgacttttttttccttttaatattTAATCGTAACTTTATTTCCTCCACAGACACTTACACTTCCTACGTCACTTGCTGCACTTATATTACTTATTACACtataacttacagtacttacaatccactttttttaaactttaacTTGCTacttcaataaaattcaatgCAATActcaatacaatacaatacattACAACAGAGTATTTTAAATTAGGGTTAACTATGACTAAGTACTTAACTATAAAAACTTGCTTACATTACAGCAAAAAATATGGTCGAGTACCAACATAATTTTCTAATATAATTAAGACACGATCTATGCACGATGTCGTTTTATAAAAGGACAACGTTTTCCAGGTATTGACATGCTAAATTCAATTGCTGAATAACAGCAGAGCTGGTGTAAATCAATCGTGACAGAAAGATTATCTACGGAGATCCTTCGATAATTTTTGACACAGATCATTGTAGAATTTGTAAGGTAGCAAAAATGTGTCGAAAATTTCGTTGACACATGTAatcacaaaatttaaaaataaaactgattgTGATGCCTTAGAAGAGTATTGGTCGACTGGTTAGACTTGTgtaatataaaaataattttatccaTACACTCAAAAGTGTTTCAAGAATCGGAAGGATGGGAATATTGTAATACAAAAGAGCAAAACGAAATAAACAACTAGAGGTACCTACCCGATAGTGCGAGGTCATCATGATTTTTAGACTTCGGTAGCAAAGCGATATCAAAATGGCAAACTGATCCACTAACACAGGGTGAAATGGAAACTTTAATGTTTCCTAAAGGCACCTTAATGGTTCAGTAAAGAATAATTTTCTATATCTTTAAGTTTACCTTAAAAACgttaaataattcttttttagCTCTTTACGAGAGTCGCTTAAAGCAAGTAATGAACTATTTAAGCGCCCTTAAAGATGGTCCTTTAAAGGTtcattaaagatatttttaagaatatttAAGGGGGTCAGTTAAAGGATAAAATA
This portion of the Acropora palmata chromosome 13, jaAcrPala1.3, whole genome shotgun sequence genome encodes:
- the LOC141863354 gene encoding uncharacterized protein LOC141863354; amino-acid sequence: MSRLAIFIFVLSIASVVFLEGDAATTQQLSLSSNAERELTGEWDEANDEDEMNDEDEDAELTEGDYNEEDEVADSHKEYYYNWIDKEDEPMTSELEQANDARRRRRCRFSCRLTCFRPCRRCRRICRLRCRRVCFRRG